DNA from Rubripirellula lacrimiformis:
TTGCCCCATCATCAATCGACGGGCGTATTCGTAACAGGGTCCCGCAAGCGGGCCTGATCTGGAAAACGCAACCGCCACTTTGGAGATCGCTCCGTCGTGATGGCAAACCGCGCGGACGGTCGAATTGAATGCTCGCGTTGCATTGAGGTGTCGTCGGGACGCAAAGTCCATCACACCGAACACCAACAATGTCACCAGTACCAACCCGAATAGCGACGGCAAGAGGTACACGAAGCAAAGTAGTGTCAGCAGGACCAGGAGTGTCCAGACAACAATTCGAAGTGTGCGATTCATGCCAGCCTCGCTGAATGTGGTTCGATCCGTGCAAACGACAACGATCTAAAATCCATAATCATTGACCATCTTCCCTACCATTTTCCACATCCAACCCAGCGTGGCGGAGATGGATATCCAAATCAAAAGACCAGCCAAAAGCGTCGCAAAGGTTGGCACGCAGTGGGTCAGTAGCATCAGTCGTCGACGGGCGACGTCGACAAAGTGCTCTGCCGCCAATTGCCATTGATGGTCGGGCTGTGTTTCGCCCGATTCCAACATCAATTCCAACATCGCAGCGTCGCCCCGGTGATAGACCCCTGGCAGCACGGGCGGCTTGCCACTTTCGACTCGTATCGCCGCGTTCAGTAGCCATCGCTGGCTGTCGCAGCGACGCATGCTTTGGGCTGCGGTGCGGAAGGCATCCGGATAGGTGCAGCCCAGGGCCAGTAGTCGAGATACCGCATGGCTGGCCAAGGACCAATCCAACGCAGAGGCGGCGGAGTTCATCCCGGGGAATCGTCCCGAAAGCCAACCGATGATTCCACCGATCAAGAGCACGGCCGAGATCAAACCTAGGAACCACGGGGCGTAACGAATCGTCGCTGTCGAGACCGCATCGCTTGCAAATTGACCGTCGAAAATGCCACGCATGCTCTCTGTCATCATGAATGCGATGGCGGTGCTGATCAGGGACGCAGCGGTCAGCATCAGCCAACCTGAAAGCAGGCACCAGGTCGCGCGGCGACGCATCGACGCTAATTCACGACGCTGTTCCAGCCACTGGATTACCGCAACCGAATCTCCGTTGGATCGCGACAGTGACTCTGCGACCGAGTCTGATTTTTGAGTGTTCAACGATTGGAAACCTACCACTGTGCCACCTGCTTGTAGATTGGGGCGATGACCCACCAAGCGTACGACAAGACGAAGCCGCAGCCGATCAGAATCATCACTGCGCGTGGAACCAGACGCGACCAGCAATAGATCGCGCGCTGGGCTGCTTCGGCATGATGAGCGCCCAAGTAATACAGTCGGGCTACCAGAATGGATGGTTCCCGTGTTGTCGGTGAACTTTCGCCATCCGGCTTGGGCGACGAAGCATGCTGGATGAATTCAACTTGTCGTTCGATGTCGGCCAATGTGTTCGACTGACCGATCAATCGAGCCACCGCGGGGGTGTCCAAAGTCGGCTGGTCGATCGATGCTAGTTGCCTTTCGCCAGCCAAGCGGGCCGCCAAGCTGATCGCATCGCTTTCGGGAACATTGCCGCGGATTTGGTCTGCTAGCGAGAAAAAGAAGAGGCTGCGCCGTGAATGGTAGGGCAACGCACTCTGGCCTCGCAGGAACAAAAACCACAGCACCAATGCGATGGCCAGAACGATCAGCGGAGGAATCCAATAGTTCGTGCTGAGCCACTGCAGCGACGTTGTCAGCCAAGGTGCCCAGTGAAAATCTCGTCCCCGATTCTGTAAAACCAAGGGCGCGGCCACCCACACCATCGATGCATAGGCAATCGAGGCCAGCAACAGCGGATAGAAATACGCGATCCGGCTGGCCCCTAAGTACTGGTCACGGCGGCGGAGCTGGTCTGCCAATCGGGCGATCAGACGGCCGTCCCCGCGGGCCGACGCCGCAGCAATCGCAGCTTGCAACTGAATCGTCACGGGGGATGCGATTTCGGAAATCGCCTCCTCCAGCGATTCGCCGCGATCCAATCGCAATGCGATCGCGCCGGCGACGCGTCCGACCTTGCCCA
Protein-coding regions in this window:
- a CDS encoding type II secretion system F family protein; translation: MTKLTDLQLAGLIDEIACAIQVGDPIDQTLRRLQNRRMGKVGRVAGAIALRLDRGESLEEAISEIASPVTIQLQAAIAAASARGDGRLIARLADQLRRRDQYLGASRIAYFYPLLLASIAYASMVWVAAPLVLQNRGRDFHWAPWLTTSLQWLSTNYWIPPLIVLAIALVLWFLFLRGQSALPYHSRRSLFFFSLADQIRGNVPESDAISLAARLAGERQLASIDQPTLDTPAVARLIGQSNTLADIERQVEFIQHASSPKPDGESSPTTREPSILVARLYYLGAHHAEAAQRAIYCWSRLVPRAVMILIGCGFVLSYAWWVIAPIYKQVAQW